A part of Fimbriiglobus ruber genomic DNA contains:
- the queA gene encoding tRNA preQ1(34) S-adenosylmethionine ribosyltransferase-isomerase QueA — MSDLFFDYDLPEHLVAQEPAHPRDAARLLVARRDTGTLEHRVFHDLPDLLRPGDLIVLNDTKVLPARVIGRRAKTGGKWEGLFLHENPSGEWELLAQTRGFPEVGETLIVEPGELKLVLTGRTTDRHWLVRPDPPGTPADLLARHGQVPLPPYIRKGRARTDDQARYQTVYAAHTGSVAAPTAGLHFTPELFERLTATGIRTARVTLHVGLGTFAPVKTQDPTAHPIHAEWCEVGPETVAAVVETRARGGRVVAVGTTTTRTLESAARGGTLVPWRGDTSLFIRPPFNFQVLGGLVTNFHLPKTTLLLLAQAFAGTDLLRAAYREAVAREYRFYSYGDAMVIL; from the coding sequence ATGTCCGACTTGTTTTTCGACTACGACCTGCCCGAACACCTCGTCGCGCAAGAGCCCGCGCACCCGCGGGACGCCGCGCGGTTGCTCGTCGCCCGCCGCGACACCGGCACGCTCGAACACCGCGTCTTCCACGACCTCCCCGACCTGCTCCGCCCCGGCGACCTGATCGTTTTGAACGACACCAAGGTACTGCCCGCGCGGGTGATCGGCCGGCGGGCCAAGACCGGCGGGAAGTGGGAAGGGCTGTTTCTCCACGAGAACCCGAGCGGCGAGTGGGAACTCCTCGCCCAGACGCGGGGGTTTCCCGAGGTCGGCGAGACCCTGATCGTCGAACCGGGGGAGTTGAAACTGGTCCTGACCGGGCGCACGACCGACCGGCACTGGCTCGTCCGCCCGGACCCGCCCGGCACGCCCGCCGACCTGCTCGCCCGGCACGGACAGGTGCCGCTCCCCCCGTACATCCGCAAGGGCCGCGCCCGCACCGACGACCAGGCCCGCTACCAGACCGTGTACGCCGCGCACACCGGTTCGGTCGCCGCACCGACGGCCGGGTTACACTTCACGCCCGAACTCTTCGAGCGACTGACCGCCACAGGGATTCGGACCGCGCGGGTCACGTTGCACGTCGGCCTGGGGACGTTCGCGCCGGTCAAGACGCAAGACCCGACCGCACACCCGATCCACGCCGAATGGTGCGAGGTCGGCCCGGAGACGGTCGCGGCGGTCGTGGAGACGCGGGCGCGGGGCGGGCGGGTGGTGGCCGTCGGCACGACGACGACGCGGACGCTCGAATCGGCCGCCCGCGGCGGCACGCTCGTCCCGTGGCGCGGAGACACGAGCCTGTTCATCCGGCCGCCGTTCAACTTCCAAGTCCTCGGCGGGCTGGTCACGAACTTCCACCTGCCCAAAACAACCCTGCTCCTGCTCGCCCAGGCGTTCGCGGGCACCGACCTGCTCCGCGCCGCGTACCGCGAGGCTGTCGCCCGGGAGTATCGCTTTTACAGTTACGGCGACGCGATGGTTATTCTGTGA
- a CDS encoding GNAT family N-acetyltransferase produces the protein MATEIRILGPHDAGVLDQVAPGVFDDPIDPKRTAEFLADPRHHLAVAVDDGLVVGFVSAVHYVHPDKPHPELWVNEVSVAATHRGRGLGTRMLQAVFEVARGLGCIEAWVLTDRANAAAMRLYPAAGSTEAPTDHVMFTFRLGADVPREFKAVPPR, from the coding sequence ATGGCGACCGAAATCCGAATCCTCGGCCCGCACGACGCCGGCGTTCTCGACCAGGTCGCGCCGGGCGTCTTTGACGACCCGATCGACCCCAAGCGGACCGCGGAGTTCCTGGCTGACCCGCGCCACCACCTGGCCGTTGCCGTTGACGACGGTTTGGTCGTCGGCTTTGTGTCGGCGGTTCATTACGTCCACCCGGACAAGCCCCACCCGGAGCTGTGGGTCAACGAGGTCAGTGTGGCGGCAACGCACCGGGGCCGCGGTCTGGGAACGCGCATGCTACAGGCGGTGTTTGAGGTAGCCCGCGGGCTCGGCTGCATCGAGGCGTGGGTACTCACCGACAGAGCGAACGCCGCAGCCATGCGCCTTTACCCGGCAGCCGGGAGTACGGAAGCACCAACCGACCATGTGATGTTTACGTTTCGGCTGGGCGCCGACGTGCCCCGCGAGTTTAAGGCAGTGCCCCCGAGATAG
- a CDS encoding DUF4058 family protein, translating into MPIHDWTRVPSGLFHDFHQAWSIEIRNALNRGRLPKGYYALVEQRVDGPEPDVIAVETKTKGTASPGDTTAILEPPKTRLVARVPSEAGRYARRANRISVHHPLGNVVALIEIISPGNKDSRHAIRSFVEKAAAFVRAGVHLLVIDLFPPSDCDPQGIHKAIMDEFLEQPFAPPADKPLTLVSYQSASEIVAHIEPVAVGDVIPDMPLFLTPDAHIPTPLEATYWATWESCPEPIREMVQPAV; encoded by the coding sequence ATGCCGATCCACGACTGGACTCGTGTGCCGTCGGGTCTGTTTCACGACTTCCATCAAGCGTGGAGCATCGAGATCCGAAACGCACTCAACCGGGGCAGACTACCCAAGGGATACTACGCCCTTGTCGAACAGCGAGTGGACGGACCCGAGCCGGACGTCATCGCCGTGGAAACGAAAACGAAAGGAACGGCGAGCCCGGGCGATACGACCGCGATTTTGGAGCCGCCGAAAACGAGACTGGTCGCCCGCGTACCCTCCGAAGCGGGGCGGTACGCGCGGAGAGCCAACCGGATCAGCGTTCACCACCCGCTCGGCAACGTGGTCGCGCTGATCGAGATCATCTCGCCGGGTAATAAGGATTCGCGCCACGCCATTCGGTCGTTCGTCGAGAAGGCGGCCGCGTTCGTCCGGGCCGGCGTGCATTTGCTCGTCATAGATCTGTTTCCGCCATCCGATTGCGATCCGCAGGGAATCCACAAAGCCATCATGGATGAATTCCTGGAGCAGCCGTTCGCGCCACCGGCGGACAAACCGCTGACGCTGGTAAGTTACCAGTCCGCGTCCGAGATCGTCGCGCACATCGAGCCGGTCGCGGTCGGCGATGTGATACCCGACATGCCGCTGTTTCTGACGCCCGACGCGCACATCCCGACGCCGCTCGAAGCGACTTATTGGGCGACGTGGGAATCGTGCCCGGAACCGATCCGCGAAATGGTCCAGCCCGCCGTCTGA
- a CDS encoding DsrE family protein codes for MIQARQILVLPVFVFGALVAAAAPPTPGPAAISPVVPGYGAVVPLPDAAEPPVKGSKVVFDVTAVAKDADAPLPGLVRAATLLNLAGTVGLKPADLEIVVVLHGDATAAALDDAAYRDLVGRPHPHSDLMKKLKAVGVRFLVCGQSMARKGYDPKRVRPEVSVAAAAASAVVNLQARGFAYIPAH; via the coding sequence ATGATCCAAGCTCGTCAGATTCTTGTCCTTCCCGTCTTCGTATTCGGCGCATTGGTGGCCGCCGCGGCTCCACCGACTCCCGGCCCGGCCGCGATCAGTCCGGTGGTGCCCGGGTACGGGGCGGTCGTCCCGCTCCCGGACGCGGCCGAGCCGCCGGTCAAGGGGAGCAAGGTGGTGTTCGACGTGACGGCGGTCGCCAAGGACGCGGACGCCCCGCTCCCGGGTCTGGTCCGGGCCGCGACCCTGTTGAACCTCGCCGGCACTGTCGGGCTCAAGCCGGCCGATCTGGAGATCGTCGTGGTCCTGCACGGGGACGCAACCGCGGCGGCCCTGGACGACGCGGCCTACCGCGATCTCGTCGGCCGGCCGCACCCGCACTCCGACCTGATGAAGAAACTGAAAGCCGTCGGGGTGCGGTTCCTGGTCTGCGGCCAGTCGATGGCCCGGAAGGGGTACGACCCGAAGCGAGTCCGGCCCGAGGTGTCGGTCGCGGCGGCGGCCGCGTCCGCGGTGGTGAACCTGCAAGCCCGCGGGTTCGCGTACATCCCGGCCCACTGA
- a CDS encoding VOC family protein, whose translation MTGTAITPYLFFGGRCDEAIAFYRAALGAEVEMLMRYDESPEPAPPGMLQAGFEKKVMHASLNVRGVRLMASDGCDDKSKFDGFQLAFTVPTEADARQAFDALVDGGSVQMPLTKTFWSPCFGMATDRFGVRWMVMVPGPTG comes from the coding sequence ATGACCGGCACGGCCATTACCCCGTACCTGTTCTTCGGCGGCCGCTGCGACGAGGCCATCGCTTTCTACCGCGCGGCCCTGGGCGCGGAGGTCGAAATGCTGATGCGGTACGACGAGAGCCCCGAACCGGCCCCGCCGGGGATGCTGCAGGCCGGGTTCGAGAAGAAGGTCATGCACGCCTCGCTCAACGTCCGCGGCGTCCGGCTCATGGCGTCCGACGGGTGCGACGACAAGTCGAAGTTCGACGGGTTCCAGCTCGCCTTCACCGTCCCGACCGAGGCGGACGCGCGGCAAGCGTTTGACGCCCTGGTCGACGGCGGCAGCGTCCAGATGCCGCTCACCAAGACCTTCTGGTCGCCGTGCTTCGGGATGGCCACCGACCGCTTTGGCGTCAGATGGATGGTCATGGTCCCCGGCCCGACAGGCTGA
- a CDS encoding VOC family protein, translating into MIRQKITPFLWFDGKAEEAARFYVSLFPDSVVTGVTPGPGGVALVVEFRLAGLQFLALNGGPQFKFNEAISLSIDCHSQAEVDELWEKLSTGGSKSQCGWLKDKYGLSWQVVPAVLPTLLGSADRAKAARVMGAMMKMTKLDIQALQDAADGK; encoded by the coding sequence ATGATACGGCAGAAGATCACCCCCTTCTTGTGGTTCGACGGCAAGGCCGAGGAGGCCGCCCGCTTTTACGTCTCGTTGTTCCCGGACTCCGTCGTGACCGGCGTCACCCCGGGGCCGGGCGGCGTTGCGCTGGTGGTCGAGTTCCGGCTCGCGGGGCTGCAATTTCTCGCCCTGAACGGCGGACCGCAGTTCAAATTCAACGAGGCGATCTCGCTCTCAATCGACTGCCACTCGCAGGCCGAGGTGGACGAGCTGTGGGAGAAGCTGTCGACCGGCGGGTCGAAGAGCCAGTGCGGGTGGCTGAAGGACAAGTACGGCCTCTCCTGGCAGGTGGTGCCGGCCGTACTGCCGACCCTCCTCGGGTCCGCCGACCGCGCCAAGGCGGCGCGGGTGATGGGGGCGATGATGAAGATGACCAAGCTGGACATCCAGGCGCTTCAGGACGCGGCCGACGGGAAGTGA
- a CDS encoding phosphopantetheine-binding protein, translated as MTISSRTPEGMPHRCPICGADAALEPSFPAGDSTCPACGHLLWWFRDRLGRASGLTADQIRLASTFPGNLRVTSLETVELVMELEEEFDLVIPDEDAEAIRTVGDAIRYLRMRRGGSV; from the coding sequence ATGACGATCTCATCGCGAACACCGGAGGGGATGCCACACCGCTGTCCGATCTGCGGCGCCGACGCCGCTCTCGAACCTTCGTTTCCCGCGGGCGATTCCACGTGCCCCGCGTGCGGGCACCTCCTGTGGTGGTTTCGCGATCGCCTCGGCCGCGCCTCGGGTCTCACAGCCGACCAAATTCGCCTCGCTAGCACTTTCCCGGGAAACCTCAGAGTCACTTCGCTCGAAACGGTCGAACTGGTGATGGAACTAGAAGAGGAGTTCGACCTCGTGATCCCGGACGAGGACGCCGAAGCGATCCGGACCGTCGGCGACGCGATCCGCTATCTTCGCATGCGTCGTGGCGGGAGCGTATAA
- a CDS encoding YciI family protein — MKYMLLLYSAENRWSDEERTACMRECLGVCDDLIARGKFIATSPLQSVTTAATVRVRDGRPLITDGPFAETTEQLGGYFILDLHDLDEAIAVASRLPSVTKEKGAAEIRPMFTPDGVPPARPLPTGPSDPAVIPYLLLCYDDEAGRKTTAPAVIREAMAEALSLVQELKDAGQYLSASPLHPPATATCVRVRDGKRVITDGPFTETNEVLGGYYLILADSREAALRVAARHPGAKFGSVEVRPLYDFSGLRKVPEIS; from the coding sequence ATGAAATACATGTTGCTCTTGTACAGCGCCGAGAATCGGTGGTCGGACGAGGAGCGGACGGCCTGTATGCGCGAGTGTCTGGGCGTCTGTGACGACCTGATCGCCCGGGGCAAGTTTATCGCCACGTCGCCGCTCCAGTCGGTGACGACGGCCGCGACGGTTCGTGTCCGGGACGGCCGGCCGTTGATCACCGACGGCCCGTTCGCCGAGACAACGGAGCAGCTCGGCGGCTACTTCATCCTGGACCTCCACGACCTCGACGAGGCGATCGCGGTCGCCAGCCGGCTCCCGTCCGTCACCAAGGAGAAGGGGGCCGCGGAGATCCGCCCGATGTTCACGCCGGACGGGGTGCCGCCGGCCCGACCGCTCCCGACCGGCCCGAGTGACCCGGCTGTTATCCCGTACCTACTCCTCTGTTACGACGACGAAGCGGGGCGGAAGACGACGGCCCCGGCCGTCATCCGGGAGGCGATGGCGGAGGCCCTCTCGCTCGTCCAAGAGCTGAAAGACGCCGGCCAATATTTGAGCGCGTCGCCCCTCCACCCGCCGGCGACCGCCACGTGCGTGCGGGTGCGGGACGGGAAGCGGGTCATCACCGACGGCCCGTTCACCGAGACGAACGAGGTTCTCGGGGGCTACTACCTGATCCTGGCCGATTCGCGCGAGGCGGCCCTCCGCGTCGCCGCCCGACACCCCGGGGCCAAGTTCGGCTCGGTCGAAGTCCGGCCGCTCTACGATTTTTCCGGGCTGCGAAAAGTACCCGAGATTTCGTGA